One Dromiciops gliroides isolate mDroGli1 chromosome 3, mDroGli1.pri, whole genome shotgun sequence DNA segment encodes these proteins:
- the PRKRA gene encoding interferon-inducible double-stranded RNA-dependent protein kinase activator A isoform X1: MPQSGLHTAAPPPPSAQQDSGTFRLGKMITAKPGKTPIQVLHEYGMKTNNVPVYEFEKADGHANTPSFTFRVTVGDITCTGEGSSKKMAKHKAAEAAIGHLKANASLCFAVPDPMAPDPSKQPKNQANPIGSLQELAIQHGWRLPEYTLSQEGGPAHKKEFTTICRLESFIETGKGASKKQAKRNAAEKFLAKFREFSPDNNVSLAKALGNTIGCTWNTLRNSNGEKITLLRRSLLSIPNTDYVQMLGEIGKEQGFEITYLDIEELSVNGQYQCLAELSTSPITVCHGSGISCGSAHSDAAHNALQYLKIMAERK; this comes from the exons ATGCCCCAGAGCGGGCTCCACACCGCGGCCCCGCCGCCGCCGTCGGCCCAACAGGACAGCGGCACCTTCAG GTTGGGGAAAATGATCACAGCCAAACCTGGGAAAACACCGATTCAGGTGTTACATGAGTATGGCATGAAGACCAATAATGTACCCGTTTATGAATTTGAAAAAGCTGATGGGCATGCAAATACGCCAAGTTTCACCTTCAGAGTGACCGTTGGTGATATAACCTGCACAG GTGAAGGTTCAagtaagaaaatggcaaagcataaAGCTGCTGAAGCTGCCATCGGCCATTTGAAAGCAAATGCGAGTCTTTG tttTGCAGTTCCAGACCCAATGGCTCCTGATCCTTCCAAGCAACCAAAGAATCAGGCTAATCCTATTGGTTCATTACAG GAACTGGCTATTCAGCATGGTTGGAGACTTCCCGAGTATACACTTTCTCAGGAGGGAGGACCTGCTCATAAGAAAGAGTTCACCACAATTTGCAGACTTGAATCATTTATAGAAACTG gaaAGGGGGCATCAAAAAAACAAGCCAAGAGAAATGCTGCTGAAAAGTTTCTTGCCAAATTCCGTGAATTTTCTCCTGATAACAATGTTTCCTTA GCAAAAGCACTGGGAAATACTATTGGGTGTACTTGGAATACTCTGAGGAATTCAAATGGGGAGAAAATAACTTTACTGAGAAGAAGCCTACTCAGTATTCCTAATACAGATTACGTTCAGATGCTTGGAGAAATTGGAAAGGAACAAGGTTTTGAAATAACATATTTGGATATAG AAGAATTGAGTGTGAATGGACAGTACCAGTGTCTTGCTGAACTTTCAACCAGCCCCATCACGGTCTGCCACGGTTCTGGCATCTCCTGTGGCAGCGCTCATAGTGATGCAGCTCACAATGCCCTGCAGTATTTAAAGATAATGGCAGAGAGAAAGTAA
- the PJVK gene encoding pejvakin, protein MFAAATKSFVKQVGDGGRLVPVPSLSEADKYQPLSLVVKKKRCFLLQRAKFTSTPFTLNDILLGDREISAGISSYQLLNYEDKSDVSLYGRRGNHMVNDVGVNVAGSDSIAVKASFGVVTKHEVEVTTLLKELTTRKINFDHCLIRQSRSSRKAVLCVVMESIRTTRQCSLSVHAGMRGEAVRFHIIDEQNPKGRDKAIVFPAHTTIAFSVFELFIYLDGAFDLCVTSVSKGGFEREETATFAILYRLRNILFERNRRVMDAIARSELYMDDLFSDYYYDKPLSMTDFSLREGTHVRVNLLNHNIPKGPCVLCGMGNYKRETVYGCFECSYNGQKYVRLHAVPCFDVWHKRMK, encoded by the exons atgtttGCTGCTGCTACCAAGAGCTTTGTTAAGCAAGTTGGAGATGGAGGGAGATTAGTTCCCGTTCCAAGCCTCAGTGAAGCTGACAAATATCAACCTTTGAGCCTTgtggttaaaaagaaaagatgcttTTTGTTACAGAGAGCTAAATTTACCTCCACACCTTTTACACTGAACGATATTCTCCTAGGAGACAGAGAAATTTCAGCTG GTATCTCATCCTACCAATTACTGAATTATGAAGATAAATCAGATGTTTCACTCTATGGAAGGCGAGGAAATCATATGGTGAATGATGTTGGGGTTAATGTTGCTGGATCAGATTCTATTGCAGTAAAAGCTTCATTTGGTGTGGTAACTAAGCATGAAGTGGAAGTAACGACATTACTCAAGGAACTTACTACTAG aaaaattaattttgatcACTGCCTAATCCGTCAATCAAGGAGTAGTAGAAAGGCGGTATTGTGTGTGGTCATGGAAAGTATTAGAACAACACGCCAGTGTTCATTATCTGTGCATGCTGGAATGCGTGGGGAAGCAGTGAGG tttCACATTATTGATGAACAAAACCCAAAGGGAAGAGACAAAGCTATTGTTTTTCCTGCACACACAACCATAGCTTTTAGTGTTTttgaacttttcatttatttggatGGTGCCTTTG ACCTTTGTGTCACTTCAGTGTCAAAAGGAGGAtttgaaagagaagaaacagCAACATTCGCAATACTCTACAGATTAAGAAATATACTGTTTGAACGAA ATAGAAGGGTGATGGATGCCATTGCTCGCTCTGAACTTTACATGGATGACCTTTTCTCAGATTACTACTATGATAAACCCCTCAGTATGACTGACTTCTCTCTTAGAGAAGGGACTCATGTTCGAGTTAATTTACTCAATCACAATATTCCGAAAGGGCCTTGTGTCCTCTGTGGAATGGGGAACTATAAGAGGGAAACTGTTTATGGATGTTTTGAGTGTTCTTACAATGGACAAAAGTATGTAAGACTTCATGCTGTGCCCTGTTTTGACGTTTGGCAcaagagaatgaaataa
- the PRKRA gene encoding interferon-inducible double-stranded RNA-dependent protein kinase activator A isoform X2, which yields MPQSGLHTAAPPPPSAQQDSGTFRLGKMITAKPGKTPIQVLHEYGMKTNNVPVYEFEKADGHANTPSFTFRVTVGDITCTGEGSSKKMAKHKAAEAAIGHLKANASLCFAVPDPMAPDPSKQPKNQANPIGSLQELAIQHGWRLPEYTLSQEGGPAHKKEFTTICRLESFIETGKGASKKQAKRNAAEKFLAKFREFSPDNNVSLAKALGNTIGCTWNTLRNSNGEKITLLRRSLLSIPNTDYVQMLGEIGKEQGFEITYLDIELSVNGQYQCLAELSTSPITVCHGSGISCGSAHSDAAHNALQYLKIMAERK from the exons ATGCCCCAGAGCGGGCTCCACACCGCGGCCCCGCCGCCGCCGTCGGCCCAACAGGACAGCGGCACCTTCAG GTTGGGGAAAATGATCACAGCCAAACCTGGGAAAACACCGATTCAGGTGTTACATGAGTATGGCATGAAGACCAATAATGTACCCGTTTATGAATTTGAAAAAGCTGATGGGCATGCAAATACGCCAAGTTTCACCTTCAGAGTGACCGTTGGTGATATAACCTGCACAG GTGAAGGTTCAagtaagaaaatggcaaagcataaAGCTGCTGAAGCTGCCATCGGCCATTTGAAAGCAAATGCGAGTCTTTG tttTGCAGTTCCAGACCCAATGGCTCCTGATCCTTCCAAGCAACCAAAGAATCAGGCTAATCCTATTGGTTCATTACAG GAACTGGCTATTCAGCATGGTTGGAGACTTCCCGAGTATACACTTTCTCAGGAGGGAGGACCTGCTCATAAGAAAGAGTTCACCACAATTTGCAGACTTGAATCATTTATAGAAACTG gaaAGGGGGCATCAAAAAAACAAGCCAAGAGAAATGCTGCTGAAAAGTTTCTTGCCAAATTCCGTGAATTTTCTCCTGATAACAATGTTTCCTTA GCAAAAGCACTGGGAAATACTATTGGGTGTACTTGGAATACTCTGAGGAATTCAAATGGGGAGAAAATAACTTTACTGAGAAGAAGCCTACTCAGTATTCCTAATACAGATTACGTTCAGATGCTTGGAGAAATTGGAAAGGAACAAGGTTTTGAAATAACATATTTGGATATAG AATTGAGTGTGAATGGACAGTACCAGTGTCTTGCTGAACTTTCAACCAGCCCCATCACGGTCTGCCACGGTTCTGGCATCTCCTGTGGCAGCGCTCATAGTGATGCAGCTCACAATGCCCTGCAGTATTTAAAGATAATGGCAGAGAGAAAGTAA